A part of Acidobacteriota bacterium genomic DNA contains:
- a CDS encoding ATP-binding protein: MTERAGRPLAIQLALVVIIPLVVLLILVTTWPGQVDAQRRADDTALYVRSEIDQRLAAMRDVLAAPPLDDTEIADPVIEGPLAGQLEGMALFDRRGLRVAWWGNPATLDDPSIPSADRDGRVRKDGILTRLILSVGGDVDGQTLVATWILDSNLTARRFAPNLPRPLRRDTNLQIRWYDTDADPMVDPTPWSREADADNPEAHGAGALLTTPAGNDLGYVWVVPTPAAFQKELRVRESLALAVALLVGGLAIVIMRGWRLGWVGVGWPLAVIVFGRLGLAVARSPFELLPRDLGSARLWGVFPLGTLMASPADLLLTTLAIYLLVRILLRQTRSLHGAVVRGLYAVLALGLGGTLWWLTRTLAEDARIWLLESGPPVPINAQGLLVASLALWILAICRLLLAATGSGLIERIGSGRRSATVVLAVVLSAGVMISLQARRDGLALERLRTEVAPQIVEQDVRRSAALTSALEGVRDHFRNTDASSDPRSSRTTFLAYHFWMRSELASSGYKSSLEFYNVNDERFSQFGFDLPLFIEPRGEALESAEDAPILVYEEDYVDAVSRSRALLHGETSVWRDGERLGRVVGHILDEPENLPFQPAARPYLQALGTGFMDAIGDAFRDGPQHVLYDTFGSMVMSSVDEAPAWSQELREAGLSREEVAVSAGERDYRGFALEESGRLHLLLLPERTTIERLAGVVRLALAVVFLFIITDFWPRKGPTWRVRELRRWFTGSVYRKLLTTMLVASILPLLGLAIVMQAVLERNGQRDLRKSATRHVAAAQRILEDYLTPPDLDDGYDVATINDEILQWLRPVVGQEIHVYENANLVASSKRELFDGGLLPSLLRREIHDALVDGGQSSTLRQQSLGSITVPVAFAPVRTADPHSELIVAVPMIYEEKEIRRSVKRVRDLILLATVTLLALLAVVASRLARSVSRPVRELVHTTHRLAAGEYETRVKAQTEDELAELVRSFNVMAVSLSRQRADLERRRDYVETLLRHATTGVISTDNRGRIVTLNPAAQRLLDVGEPPPDGDPLPLHRLLAAPALRTLRERLDQPARDDGVPFEVDLDFPDGVRRVRCVRVSLPGDDRGAVGALLLLDDVTDLMRSNQLEAWAEMARAIAHEIKNPLTPIQLSADHLARLLKDSDVLPSPSVEACLVTIGKQVTNLYEIAGEFSAYAKIPDLTLHRMASDEFLREALSPYRSASPEGIEIAESYDTAAEIRVDARVLSRALVNLIENALAAMPDGGRLAIRSLQEADQVVIEVEDSGVGLSDEVRRRLFEPYFSTKSSGTGLGLAIVKRSVEAHQGTIDVESQADRGTVFRIKLPIVGG, from the coding sequence ATGACCGAACGCGCGGGTCGCCCACTGGCGATCCAGCTGGCGCTCGTCGTCATCATCCCGCTAGTCGTGTTGCTGATCCTGGTGACCACCTGGCCCGGTCAGGTCGATGCACAACGACGGGCCGACGACACGGCCCTGTACGTCCGTAGTGAAATCGATCAACGACTTGCGGCCATGCGAGACGTGCTTGCCGCACCGCCTCTCGACGACACGGAGATCGCGGACCCCGTCATCGAGGGCCCCCTCGCCGGGCAACTGGAAGGGATGGCGCTCTTCGATCGTCGGGGTCTTCGAGTCGCCTGGTGGGGCAACCCGGCGACCCTCGACGACCCGTCGATCCCATCGGCCGACAGGGATGGGCGCGTGCGAAAGGACGGCATCCTCACCCGGTTGATCCTGTCGGTCGGAGGGGATGTCGACGGACAAACCCTCGTGGCCACCTGGATCCTGGACTCCAACCTGACGGCCCGTCGTTTCGCTCCGAACCTCCCGCGCCCCCTACGACGCGACACCAACCTACAGATTCGGTGGTACGACACCGATGCCGACCCGATGGTCGACCCAACGCCGTGGAGTCGTGAGGCGGACGCCGACAACCCCGAGGCCCACGGTGCCGGCGCACTTCTGACGACACCGGCCGGCAACGACCTGGGTTACGTGTGGGTCGTGCCCACCCCGGCGGCCTTCCAGAAAGAGCTTCGCGTTCGCGAGTCCCTGGCCCTTGCGGTCGCGCTCCTCGTCGGCGGGCTCGCCATCGTGATCATGCGTGGCTGGCGACTGGGTTGGGTCGGCGTCGGCTGGCCGCTGGCGGTGATCGTCTTCGGTCGCCTCGGGCTGGCCGTTGCGCGCTCCCCGTTCGAACTGCTGCCCAGGGATCTCGGCTCCGCACGGCTCTGGGGTGTCTTTCCCCTCGGCACGCTGATGGCGTCTCCGGCCGATCTACTCCTGACGACCCTGGCGATCTACCTGCTGGTGCGGATCCTCCTCCGACAGACACGGTCCCTTCACGGAGCCGTCGTGCGGGGACTCTACGCGGTCCTCGCACTCGGGCTGGGCGGCACGCTGTGGTGGCTGACCCGAACGCTGGCGGAGGACGCCCGCATCTGGCTCCTCGAGAGCGGCCCTCCGGTTCCGATCAACGCTCAGGGCCTGCTGGTGGCGTCCCTGGCATTGTGGATCCTGGCGATCTGCCGACTCCTCCTCGCCGCCACCGGCAGCGGCCTCATCGAACGGATTGGCAGCGGTCGACGTAGCGCGACGGTCGTGCTGGCGGTCGTGCTCTCCGCCGGCGTCATGATCTCGCTGCAAGCACGGCGTGACGGACTGGCGCTGGAGCGCCTGCGAACCGAGGTCGCTCCGCAGATCGTCGAACAGGATGTTCGGCGGTCGGCGGCACTGACGTCAGCCCTGGAGGGCGTTCGCGATCACTTCCGCAACACCGACGCCTCCAGCGACCCGCGAAGCTCACGCACGACGTTTCTTGCCTATCACTTCTGGATGCGCAGCGAACTGGCGAGTAGCGGCTACAAGTCCTCGCTGGAGTTCTACAACGTCAACGACGAACGCTTCAGTCAGTTCGGCTTCGATCTGCCGCTGTTCATCGAACCACGAGGCGAAGCGCTGGAGTCCGCAGAGGACGCCCCGATCCTGGTCTACGAGGAAGACTACGTCGACGCCGTCTCGCGCTCGCGGGCCTTGCTGCACGGCGAGACCTCGGTCTGGCGCGACGGGGAGCGTCTGGGTCGCGTCGTGGGTCACATCCTGGACGAACCGGAGAACCTCCCCTTCCAACCGGCCGCCCGCCCCTATCTCCAAGCCCTCGGTACGGGATTCATGGATGCCATCGGCGACGCGTTTCGCGATGGGCCGCAGCACGTGCTTTACGACACATTCGGTTCGATGGTGATGAGTAGCGTCGACGAGGCGCCCGCCTGGAGTCAAGAGCTTCGCGAAGCGGGTCTCTCCCGCGAGGAGGTTGCGGTCTCGGCGGGCGAGCGAGACTATCGCGGGTTTGCGCTGGAAGAGAGCGGTCGACTTCATCTCCTCCTGCTACCGGAGCGGACGACGATCGAACGGCTGGCCGGCGTGGTTCGACTGGCCCTTGCCGTGGTTTTTCTGTTCATCATCACGGACTTCTGGCCACGGAAGGGTCCGACCTGGCGCGTACGTGAGCTCCGTCGCTGGTTTACCGGCTCGGTCTATCGAAAACTTCTGACGACGATGCTGGTGGCGTCCATCCTGCCGCTGCTGGGGCTCGCCATCGTCATGCAGGCCGTGCTCGAACGTAACGGCCAACGGGACCTCCGCAAGAGCGCCACCCGGCATGTCGCGGCGGCCCAGCGGATCCTCGAGGACTACCTCACGCCACCGGACCTCGACGACGGCTACGACGTTGCCACCATCAACGACGAGATCCTGCAATGGTTGCGTCCGGTGGTGGGGCAGGAGATCCACGTCTACGAGAACGCGAATCTGGTGGCCAGCTCGAAGCGAGAGTTGTTCGACGGCGGATTGTTGCCGTCACTGCTTCGACGCGAGATCCACGACGCGTTGGTCGATGGTGGACAGTCCAGCACGCTGAGGCAACAGTCCCTGGGATCCATCACCGTCCCCGTAGCCTTCGCCCCGGTCCGCACCGCCGACCCCCACAGCGAATTGATCGTTGCGGTCCCGATGATCTACGAGGAGAAGGAGATCCGACGGTCGGTCAAACGAGTCCGTGACCTGATCCTGCTCGCGACGGTGACACTCCTCGCGTTGCTCGCGGTCGTCGCGTCGCGTCTTGCCCGTTCGGTCTCGCGACCGGTCCGTGAGCTGGTCCACACGACCCATCGGCTGGCGGCGGGAGAGTACGAGACACGAGTCAAGGCCCAGACCGAGGACGAACTGGCGGAACTGGTCCGTAGTTTCAATGTGATGGCGGTCTCGCTATCACGACAACGAGCCGATCTCGAGCGACGACGGGATTACGTCGAGACGCTGCTGCGCCACGCCACCACCGGTGTCATCTCCACCGACAACCGCGGGCGGATCGTGACGCTCAACCCTGCGGCCCAGCGGCTGCTCGATGTCGGCGAGCCGCCGCCGGACGGCGATCCGCTGCCGCTGCATCGGCTTCTCGCCGCCCCGGCGCTACGGACACTTCGCGAGCGACTGGACCAACCTGCGCGAGACGACGGCGTCCCGTTCGAGGTCGATCTGGACTTCCCCGATGGTGTGCGACGCGTGCGCTGCGTACGGGTCTCGTTGCCGGGTGACGATCGAGGGGCGGTCGGCGCGCTGCTCCTGCTCGATGACGTCACCGACCTGATGCGAAGCAATCAGTTGGAGGCATGGGCGGAGATGGCTCGGGCGATCGCCCATGAGATCAAGAATCCACTGACGCCGATCCAGCTATCGGCGGATCATCTCGCGCGCCTGCTCAAGGACTCCGATGTTCTCCCCTCGCCGTCGGTCGAGGCCTGTCTCGTCACCATCGGCAAGCAGGTCACCAACCTCTACGAGATCGCGGGCGAATTCTCCGCCTACGCCAAGATTCCGGACCTGACCCTGCATCGCATGGCCTCCGATGAGTTCCTCCGGGAAGCCCTCTCACCCTACCGCTCCGCCAGTCCGGAGGGTATTGAGATTGCCGAGAGTTACGACACCGCAGCCGAGATACGGGTCGACGCCCGCGTGCTGTCCCGTGCGCTGGTCAACCTGATCGAGAACGCCCTGGCAGCGATGCCCGACGGTGGGCGCCTGGCGATCCGATCGCTGCAGGAGGCCGATCAGGTCGTGATCGAGGTTGAGGACAGCGGCGTCGGTCTCAGTGATGAAGTCCGGCGACGACTCTTCGAACCGTACTTCTCCACCAAGTCCTCCGGAACGGGCCTGGGTCTTGCCATCGTCAAACGGTCGGTCGAGGCCCACCAGGGAACGATTGATGTCGAGAGTCAGGCCGATCGCGGCACGGTATTCCGGATCAAGCTCCCGATCGTCGGCGGCTGA
- the hutH gene encoding histidine ammonia-lyase: protein MATRIRIDGSRLSLTDVERIADGAPCVLSASAVKLVRESRRVVEHAIAGGGQVYGVNTGFGHLSNVGIADKDLDALQRNLIRSHCAGVGDPLPQRTVRAILALRANCLVRGHSGLRVETVRRLLDYLNKGIHPVVPEKGSVGASGDLAPLAHIAVTLIGEGEVFLEGKRMPTARALKRVGLQPLALKAKEGLALINGTQVMSGIGILALLQARRLTIAADAIGAMTLEALLGSHRAFDKRLHDARPQKGQRESAANLRRLLRKSELVKTHIDCGKVQDCYSLRCIPQVHGAVRDGLDYVQQVLAIEVNSSTDNPMVFIDQDEMVSGGNFHGQPVSLALDHLGTSVCSLATISERRIERLLNPALSDLPAFLAKDPGLHSGFMMAHVTAAALVSENKVLAHPASVDTVPTSAGKEDHVSMGAHAARKAATIVEHVATVLAIEWQCAAQALHHRRPHRAGVGVEAARDCLRRIGVKLVKEDRALSGDIETARDALLSGELVKTLK from the coding sequence ATGGCCACACGCATCAGAATCGATGGGAGCCGACTCTCCCTCACGGATGTCGAGCGGATCGCCGATGGCGCACCGTGTGTCCTGTCGGCGTCGGCCGTCAAGCTCGTGCGGGAGTCCCGGCGGGTCGTCGAACACGCGATCGCCGGTGGCGGGCAGGTCTACGGTGTCAACACCGGCTTCGGCCATCTGAGCAACGTCGGGATCGCCGACAAGGACCTCGACGCGCTCCAACGAAACCTGATCCGAAGCCATTGTGCCGGCGTGGGCGACCCCCTCCCCCAGCGGACGGTGCGTGCCATCCTTGCGCTACGCGCCAACTGTCTCGTCCGTGGCCATTCGGGTCTTCGAGTCGAGACGGTGCGTCGACTGCTGGACTACCTGAACAAGGGCATCCATCCGGTGGTCCCGGAGAAAGGCAGTGTCGGCGCGTCGGGAGACCTGGCGCCGCTGGCGCACATCGCAGTCACGCTGATCGGCGAGGGCGAGGTGTTCCTGGAGGGCAAGCGGATGCCCACGGCCCGTGCGTTGAAACGGGTCGGCCTGCAGCCACTCGCGCTGAAGGCCAAGGAGGGGCTGGCGCTCATCAACGGCACCCAGGTGATGTCGGGGATCGGCATCCTGGCGTTGCTGCAGGCTCGCCGACTGACGATTGCCGCCGACGCCATCGGTGCCATGACCCTCGAGGCGCTGCTGGGCTCCCATCGTGCATTCGACAAACGACTCCATGACGCCCGCCCCCAGAAGGGCCAACGGGAATCTGCGGCCAACCTCCGCCGTCTGCTTCGCAAGAGCGAACTGGTCAAGACCCACATCGACTGCGGCAAGGTGCAGGACTGTTACTCCCTGCGATGCATCCCACAGGTCCACGGGGCCGTGCGGGACGGCCTGGACTACGTGCAGCAGGTGCTGGCGATCGAGGTCAACTCCAGCACCGACAACCCGATGGTCTTCATCGATCAGGATGAGATGGTCTCCGGTGGCAACTTTCACGGGCAGCCGGTCAGCCTGGCACTGGATCATCTGGGAACGTCGGTCTGTTCGCTGGCGACCATCAGCGAGCGACGGATCGAGCGACTCCTCAACCCCGCCCTCTCCGATCTACCGGCGTTCCTGGCCAAGGATCCCGGACTCCATTCGGGGTTCATGATGGCCCACGTGACCGCGGCGGCGCTGGTCTCGGAGAACAAGGTGCTGGCCCATCCCGCAAGCGTCGACACGGTACCGACCTCGGCGGGCAAGGAAGACCATGTCTCGATGGGGGCGCATGCCGCACGGAAGGCGGCGACGATCGTCGAGCATGTGGCGACGGTCCTGGCCATCGAGTGGCAGTGTGCGGCGCAGGCCCTGCACCATCGACGCCCGCATCGCGCCGGCGTCGGTGTCGAGGCTGCGAGGGACTGTCTACGTCGCATCGGCGTGAAGCTGGTGAAGGAAGACCGCGCCCTCAGCGGCGACATCGAAACCGCGCGAGACGCGCTGTTGAGCGGTGAGCTGGTGAAGACCCTGAAGTAA
- a CDS encoding adenylosuccinate synthase translates to MPHIAVVGAQWGDEGKGKLVDLLCEKFDVVARFQGGPNAGHTVIIGDDRYALHHVPSGVFRPDVKIVIGNGTVMDLPQLLAELDGLTEAGISYADRLFISDRAHVILPVLKQLDAQRETVADAPNKIGTTLRGIGPTYEAKAARWGVRVADLADLNHLTCLIERILGTPSVERLRESGIEIESAESAARSAHEHWKRLAPHVADTALVLNDWIDEGRSVLFEGAQGTLLDLDHGSYPFVTSSNTLTGSLCAGLGVAPSLVTGCVGVFKAYATRVGAGPMPTELEDGDDGFGQKMRVRGKEFGTTTGRPRRCGWFDGVSACYANRVNRFDAVAITLVDVLDTFEEIQICTGYRLDGKPIRALPASTAATATIEPIYESHPGWMCDTTAIRSWEELPSNAKKYAERLAEVIGSEVAMVGVGPDREQSILKPGSWLERQLKA, encoded by the coding sequence ATGCCACACATCGCGGTCGTGGGCGCCCAGTGGGGCGACGAGGGCAAAGGCAAGTTGGTCGATCTTCTCTGCGAGAAGTTCGATGTCGTCGCTCGCTTCCAGGGCGGCCCCAACGCAGGCCACACCGTCATCATCGGCGACGATCGTTACGCGTTGCATCATGTTCCCTCCGGTGTCTTCCGTCCCGACGTCAAGATCGTCATCGGCAACGGCACGGTCATGGATCTGCCACAGCTTCTTGCCGAACTGGACGGTCTGACCGAGGCGGGGATCTCCTACGCCGATCGGCTGTTCATCAGCGACCGGGCCCACGTCATCCTGCCGGTTCTTAAACAGTTGGACGCACAGCGGGAGACCGTCGCCGACGCCCCCAACAAGATCGGCACGACCCTGCGTGGCATCGGTCCGACCTACGAGGCCAAGGCCGCACGTTGGGGTGTTCGTGTCGCCGACCTCGCGGACCTGAACCATCTGACCTGTCTCATCGAACGAATCCTCGGAACTCCGTCCGTCGAGCGGTTGCGTGAATCCGGCATCGAGATCGAGTCCGCCGAGTCCGCCGCCCGTTCGGCCCATGAACACTGGAAGCGTCTTGCACCCCACGTGGCCGACACGGCGTTGGTGTTGAACGACTGGATCGACGAGGGACGGTCGGTGCTGTTCGAGGGTGCCCAGGGGACGCTGCTGGATCTGGATCACGGGTCGTACCCATTTGTCACCAGTTCCAACACGCTGACCGGTAGCCTGTGCGCCGGTCTGGGGGTCGCGCCGAGTCTCGTGACCGGTTGTGTGGGCGTCTTCAAGGCCTACGCCACCCGCGTCGGCGCCGGGCCGATGCCGACGGAACTGGAAGACGGCGACGACGGCTTCGGGCAGAAGATGCGTGTTCGTGGCAAGGAGTTCGGCACGACGACCGGTCGTCCCCGTCGCTGCGGTTGGTTCGACGGCGTCTCGGCGTGTTACGCCAACCGCGTCAATCGATTCGACGCGGTGGCCATCACGTTGGTGGATGTCCTGGATACGTTTGAAGAGATTCAGATCTGTACCGGCTACCGTCTGGATGGCAAGCCGATCCGTGCGCTACCGGCGTCCACGGCGGCGACCGCCACGATCGAGCCGATCTACGAGAGTCACCCCGGTTGGATGTGCGACACGACCGCCATTCGAAGTTGGGAAGAGCTACCGTCTAACGCAAAGAAGTACGCGGAGCGGCTGGCCGAGGTCATCGGTAGCGAGGTCGCGATGGTCGGTGTCGGACCCGATCGCGAGCAGAGCATCCTCAAGCCCGGCTCGTGGTTGGAGCGCCAGCTCAAGGCGTAG